In Chryseobacterium lactis, a single genomic region encodes these proteins:
- a CDS encoding aspartate aminotransferase family protein yields the protein MQKDFFIYQAQTTKFAAGFEVEKAVGSYIYGTDGRKYLDFVAGVSANTLGHSHPKVVDAIKEQADKYLHVMVYGEYAQEKPIALCKLLAEATPDPLEVTYLVNSGAEAIDGSLKLAKRYTGREEIVSFKDSYHGNTHGALSVSGHEAHKREFRPLLPMVSFIEFNNENDFDKITEKTACVILETIQGAAGFLVPDSDYLIKLKKRCEEVGALLILDEIQPGFGRTGKLFSFEHFGIVPDILVMGKGMGGGVPVGAFMSSREMMETLSHSPKLGHITTFGGNPLIAAASYATLKEVLDSGLMDEVAEKEKLFRELLVHPKIKNINGKGLMLAVNLGTPEYTLEVAKKCMEKGLIVFWQLYRNEYLRISPPLTLSLEEIKEGCQIILDILNEN from the coding sequence ATGCAAAAAGATTTTTTTATATATCAGGCTCAGACAACAAAGTTTGCAGCAGGTTTTGAAGTTGAAAAAGCCGTAGGAAGTTATATTTACGGTACAGATGGAAGAAAATATCTGGATTTTGTAGCCGGAGTTTCTGCCAATACCTTAGGACATTCGCATCCTAAAGTGGTAGATGCCATCAAAGAGCAGGCGGATAAATACCTTCATGTCATGGTGTACGGCGAATATGCACAGGAGAAACCGATAGCATTATGTAAATTACTTGCAGAAGCCACTCCGGATCCTTTAGAAGTTACTTATTTGGTAAACAGTGGGGCAGAAGCGATTGACGGAAGTTTAAAGCTTGCCAAAAGATATACCGGAAGAGAGGAAATTGTTTCTTTCAAAGATTCTTATCACGGAAATACCCATGGCGCTTTAAGCGTTTCAGGACATGAAGCTCATAAAAGAGAATTTCGTCCCCTTTTACCCATGGTTTCCTTTATTGAATTCAACAATGAAAATGACTTTGATAAAATCACGGAAAAAACAGCCTGTGTCATCCTGGAGACTATTCAGGGAGCAGCAGGTTTTTTAGTCCCGGATAGTGATTATCTGATCAAACTGAAGAAAAGATGTGAAGAAGTTGGAGCCCTTTTAATTCTGGATGAAATTCAGCCCGGATTCGGAAGAACCGGAAAACTTTTTTCTTTCGAGCATTTTGGAATCGTTCCTGATATTCTTGTCATGGGAAAAGGGATGGGAGGAGGAGTTCCTGTAGGAGCTTTTATGAGTTCCAGAGAAATGATGGAAACATTATCCCACTCTCCTAAATTGGGACATATTACGACGTTTGGAGGAAATCCATTAATTGCTGCCGCCAGTTATGCAACATTGAAAGAAGTTCTGGATAGCGGTTTGATGGATGAAGTGGCAGAAAAAGAAAAACTGTTCAGAGAACTTCTTGTTCATCCTAAGATTAAAAATATTAATGGAAAAGGATTAATGCTTGCAGTCAATTTAGGAACACCGGAATATACATTAGAGGTTGCTAAAAAATGTATGGAAAAAGGACTTATTGTTTTCTGGCAGCTCTATAGAAACGAATACCTGAGGATTTCTCCACCACTGACATTGTCGCTGGAAGAAATCAAAGAAGGTTGTCAGATTATTCTCGATATTCTTAACGAAAACTAA